The DNA window acctTAAAAGGAGCCGTATTATCCACCAGCACATCGATatggggaagaggaaaatcatctttcggactcgccctattcaaatctttgtagtccacacacatcctgacctttccatctttcttaggcacaggaacaatattcgcaacccacgccgggtaattcacaacttgcaaaaagccagcatcaaattgtttctcaacctctttcttaatcttctcagacatatctgggcgagtcatTCGAAGCTTCtacttgacaggaggactatcttccttgagaggtagacagtgtaccacaatatctgtatcgagACCAGTCATATCCttataggaccaagcaaagatatccgcatactctttcaacatagcaataagcctctgcttcacactattctcaagcgcaacccctatcttgacttctcggacttgctctttaatgccaacattttgaaggatagaaaaacacttagaaagggggggggggggggtttgaataagtgtagtctaaaaacttgaacgataaaaacaatttgcacagttatttttatcctggttcgttgttaactaaactactccagtccacccccacggagtgatttacctcacctaaggatttaatccactaatcgcaacagattacaatggttttccacttagcccacgactaagtcttctagagtatcctgatcacaacctgatcactctaggaacaaatgcttagacacaagctaagactttcttagagtatcctgaccaccacgtgatcactctaattacaattgcttagacacaagctaagacttcctagagtatcctgatcaacacttgatcactctagttacttacaaattaatgtaatcaaataagagttatacaatgcttctgaaaagctataatcacaacagtgatatttctcttaacgtttaagcttaatctcactaatatattacaacagcaatgtagtgagctttgatgaagatgaagtttctgagctttgatttgaacagcgtttcagcaagtttttcagaataagttctttcaaaaatcgttaaccttgcttctcatcagaacttcatatatataggcgtttgagaagatgaccgttgggagcatttaatgctttgcgtattccgtacagcattgcatttaatgtttcacgcttttgtcaactacctcgagccttgttcacgctgtgtctactgacgttgcctttaatagcttccaacgttccttttgtcagtcagcgtagcctgccacctgtactttcttctgatatgatgtttgtgtatacaacatttgaatatcatcagagtcaaacagcttggtgcatagcatcttcttgtcttctgaccttgaagtgcttctgagcgtgataccatgagaacttcagtgcttctgcttctgatctcaagttcttctgatgcttccatagacccatgttctgattctgccttgaccatcttctgatgtcttgccagaccatgttctgatgttgcatgctgaaccttctgagacaaagcttctgagcgctgatttgtgcatactctttatatatttcctgaaagggaaattgcaatgtattagagtaccacattatctcacacaaaattcatatccttgttatcatcaaaactaagaatattgatcagaacaaatcttgttctaacacatttaccatctcaattgcttcctgatgcggctgaatcgctttcttttcttcctgtttcaacaatctggccaactcatcgggaAGGTCACagtcttcataagcttcctcctcggcttggtagatcagattgtcaaaatcataataagcaatagcgtaactattaccaatggaatccgtggtggtggaacatctgcatgattgattttttattttagttttatttattaagctatgtgcaagtgtgtgcaaaagcattgccatttaaaggaaaaagttaaaaagaaagacagagagcaaaacatttgaatgcaaaaaacgtccttttatttcatgattaactttgaaaatgcgaactgcatggccctacaaatgattcactatgCCTTGGGCATAACGTaggaattattgcatgataagaaaagtaaaaacaagaaatttactcctgagcttgtgtgaCTTGAATGATATCTTCGATTGTCCAGTTGTGAGGCATCTTTCCAAGAATACTTAGACGAATCCAACTATCAAAGTCACAGTCGctatccacctcttcaccattgacaatggcattaACCTGGCCATTTTGAATGACACCAccactcacaaacttgatcgggcTGAGGATATCAGGCTTGAGCGGTGAATTCTGCCTCCCCGGGTTAAAACCAAGATTGttcttgtcaaatttgggacgcacatcaattacttgcccccaaccttccactcttccagtctcaacaacaacctgagcgtctttcagggaagacataaccgtttctggcttcgttatctcataaagaggagttctcacagcattTACAGCCTCGAACGCTTGGAACGgcgtctcatgtatttcaccttcgatctccaCATATCGGAAAGAGGACAGATGACTCACGATGTAATCTTCCTCACCATAAACCGTCACCACTTTACCATCaactggatacttcaacttctgatgaagagtggatgtcacagcgccagccttgtgaatccagggtcgtcccaacagacaacaGCAAGCAGGTTGAATATCCATTACGTAAAAAGTTATGGTGAAGACCTGAGGACCAACTTGGATAGGCAAGTCTACTtctccgaacacagacctccttgaaccatCAAAAACGCGTACCACCAATTCACTGGGCCTCAAATCAACACCAGCATAGTCAATTCTCATGAGAGCCGATTTGGGAAGCACATTCAAGGAAGAACCTGTATCAACTAGGACACGAGACAAGGTCGTCCCCTTACACTCCATCGAAATATGCAAcgccttgttatggtttctccccTCGGGAGGAAGATCACGATCAATTAATCCCAAACCATTTCCAGCTGAAATGTTATTGGCCACCGCCTCTAACTGGTTCACAGATATTTCCTGTGGTACGTAGGCACCATTCAGaattctcaagagagcatctctatgacCTTCCGAACACATCAGTAATTgcaagatggaaatctttgaTTGGGTTTGACCTAACTGCTCAACAACTTTGTAATCAGACTTCTTGATGATTCTCAACAATTcctccacatccttggaagaTACAGTGTTATCAGGTGCCCCATTCTGAATCGGAGAATTCTGGACATCAGTCACCACTTGTTTGCCTTTGGCCTTTGCCAAAGCATCTGCATTGTTTTGTACTGGCTGAGGAGAGAACACCCTACCACTGCGAGTGATCCTACCAGTACCGGCGAAATTATCAGCATTTGCAACTGCGGCCTCAACAAATTTCTCTTTAGATGGCCCATCCCCTTTCTTCGTACCATAGTAATATACATCTGAGCCATAATGCCAAGGAATGGCCTTCTCACTCTCATATGGAACTGGTCCTGGCACCGTAATCATCAGCGTCGCTGGTTGTTCCTCATATGGGATATTGACAGGTATCTGAATAGGCACTTGGATACATATTGGAACAACAGGCTCATAAGGAATTGAAATCACAGACACTTCACCATTCTCACTCTTTGCGCCTCTCAACCTTCGGTAAAATTGAAGAGGACCCTCATCCATCAGTTTTTGCACCATACCTTTCAAATCAGCACAGCCCTCAGGTTGACTCTTGCAATTCTTACAATTGATACCACAGCCAGGAAAGATGCCACTATTAATCAGATGTTGTTTCACAGACACAAGAGGAAAATTCAAACAGCTCACATCAGATACAACACTTATCCCTTCATTTTCAATAGCATTCACCCTTGCGCCTCCTCCATGAGTAGGCATTGGATTATTGACAATGTTCGGTGTGGGCGTGAATTGTATCACATTCTGATCCAATAGGTCCTGCACCTTGTTTTTTCAAAGCAATGCATCTTTTGGTATCGTGCCCCGCAACACCAGAATGGAAAGCACAACGCGCATTCGCGTTGTAGTTCGGAGACTGTGTATCTGGAGCGTTCGGAGCATCCCTCAAAGTTATTTTCTTGATACTGAGTAAATGCTGCAACAATTGGGAATACGTCATAGGAATGGCATCAAAATTTCTGTGAGGCCTAGTCCTGGGAGGGTAGCGATTGTTGTTAGGACGTTGTCCatgctgatgttgttgttgttgctgcggcACAGGAATAGTAACAACATTAACCTGCGAATTATTTCTCCCTTGACCATTCCTTCCGTACACGGCATCCGCATTTCCTTCCTTCCTTCTGGCATAACCCTCAGCTTGCTTCTTGCCACTAGAAGCGTTAGAAGAGGCTCCCAACTGAATTTTCCCCATTTTTAGACCCATCTCCACACGTTCGccatatctcaccatttcagaAAAATTTGCGGAAGCACTGCAAGCCAAGTAGTAGTGTTCAGACAAAGTACCGGTGAACATGTCAATCATCTCACGCTCAGTCATAGGTGGTTGAACTCTTGCCGCTAGCTCGCGccatttttgagcatattccttgaaggaatCTTTAGCACCTTGAACCAAACTCTGAAGTTGAGTTCGACTCGGCGCCATGTCCACGTTGTACTGATAGTGCTTAATGAAAGCTTCCACGAGATATCTCCAAGAATGGATGTGAGATCGCTCAAGTTGAACATACCACTCCAAGGATGCCCCAGcaagactatcctggaagaagtgcaTCAGAAAGCCTTCCTCTTCTGAATACACAGACATTTTCCGGTAATATGCTTTGACATGTGTCATTGGGCAGGTCGCCCCATTATACTTGTCAAAAGTCGGGACCTTGAACTTTGGCGGAATCCTCACACCTGACACCAGACCCATATCATTGATATCCATACCCaacacccctttgccttcaacaGCCCTCAAACGTTCCTCAATCAGACGATACCTTTCAACTTCCTCATGCGCACCCTCAGCACTATGCCTTGACAACTGATCAATGTTCTCGAAATTGAAATCCTGATTACCACGATTCTGATTATCTCTCCTCCCCAACAGACGAGATGGAGGTGGTGGAGGAAAACCCTGATTCTGGTTGAAAGGATTATAAGCCACATAGTGAGGACGTCTGAACTCATTCTCATCATGATGATCGTCAATACGGCCCGACACATTGTCAAACAAACCATACTGATGTCCATCATTTTCGGTCCTCCTGGAATTCTTGACGAGAACTCACAAATCCTCTTGGCCCCTGGTGACGTTAGCCAACTCCTCCATAAACTGTGCCATCTGTGCATTCATCTGTTCAGTTAACTGAGCTCGCATCTCAGCCATCTGCTCCTGTATCTGCTCCATTTGTCTTCGCTGATTGCTTCGAGTTGGATATGAATGAATTGCCGTCTTAGAACACCTTCTAACAACAAAACAACgagacataagatataagacctgcaaaacctgcaaatGTATGACATGTATGACATATGAATGATATGTATGAAATGTTTGTCAGTTTTCcggtatccaagagttcatcccactttcagataggGCATAGAAACCCTGATACAGAATATAATCGAACAATGATCCACATACGAGAATACTTCAGCAAACAGAGCATATTTCATTCAACATAACTGCGAATTTGAGTTCGTACAAACAAAACACATAACCATGTCACAAAGTGCTCATAAGGCATACAAAATAAATCCAGCATATCAAAATGCGACCCCATCCAAAAATCCTGGATATGGGcgacaaatatcaaaataaacagCAAATCGACACCATGGACCAAACAAATCCACTCCACAGCAGCATTAGGATCGTCTGATAACAGAATGAGCTCCTCCATCTCCTCTCCGTTGGGCTCGGAGTCTTGTTAATTCTTCCTCAAGTCGAGCAAACTTGGCCTTCTCTTCCACTAGTTGTTTATCTGAATCCTGTTTCTGCCTCTTGAGACTATTCTCTGACCTCTGCAACTGTAGACACTCCTGCTGCTTGCGACATAACTCTTCCTCTAACATCTCGTAAAGACGCCTCTGGGCACTGGCTTGGCTTGAACTTGCGCCTTCAACTTGCTTGAGCTGGTGCATTAACCTCATCTTTGCCTCTCTTTCTTCAAAGAATTTTAAGTTGGTCTCTTGTTCTCTTTCATGCAATCTGTAGTTGGTAACCAAAGCATTCTTGTAAAGTTTTGTTGGCACAAATTCAGATAGGATCAAAGGAGGTTGCGTTTGAAGTGGCAGAACTTTGTCATATGGCAGCAACAAATTTCTAACCCGCTTCACAATCCATTCCATATACGGCGTCAAAGCAAGCGATTCTTTCTTCCCTAAATGAACTCCATAATGCCTACGAACCTTTTTCCAAGCTACAACTATGCTTCTCAATTTCTCCGGATCCGACCCCTTCTCAAAATAGACCGTCTCTGCTACCAAATTTTCTGCCGGCTTGTCCTTCAAGGTATACCCCAATTGACGCAGAGATACCACAGGATTGTAATTGATGCAACCCCTAGTACCAACCAAAGGATCATTATTGAACTCCCCACACCCAACGATTACCTTAGAAACATTAATTCGGTACCTTTGCCACTGGATATCATAGGAAGTAAGTGACATAATCCTTTGGGTCCACTTGAGTGTTTCCCTTGTTTTTACAAAAGGTCCTTTTCTAGGCAACAAAGAGAGGAATCAGATGAACAACAACTGAAGGCAACAAGTAATAGCACCACCACGCTTCTCATATCGGGAATGAATGGCATAATAAGTATCAGCCAACAATGTAGGAACATGGTTCTTTCCCATGAAAATGTGTACCGCGGCCGAGTCTACAAAATTGGGAACATTCGGGAACATCACAATCCCATAAATGGCCACAGCGAGCAATGCATTGTACGCGTTCCAATTCTCCTTCCCAAATTCCTCTTTAGCTTTTCATATTTTTGAAGATTGGGCCTTAAGACTTGGACTTTCCAcgtgattttgagcttgagggaggcccattggtcatataaaattgatttcataattttatttcatttatatttgattttatttatttaaattcaaaattaaatcaaacaaaatcaaGTTTTGTTGAAATAGAATTCTATGAATCAATCCTCCCAAATATTTGATCCAATCAAATCAATCCAATGGCCatgattaaaaagaaaaatgcatgGAATAGCATAATGTTcaagaatagaaagattttatacaaaatcttttcTAATATTCATGTCACTCATTTGATTGATTTTTTCTCAAAGATTCAACCCTAAATCCTTCAGCTATATAGGCCTAAACACGTTCAGCAGCCAAGGGAGAGAACCCTAACTCAGAGAACGATAGTAAAAACTCTTACAAAGAATTCAAAACTAGGGCACGATGCTAAACGGTATCCAGCGAGTTTCATCTAATTCCAAGCAGTCTATCATCCTCTTGAGGCTTCCTGGAGTCATTCCACGTCATCACGCAAGCTCGAACAATATTGGAATGCCTTCCCTCGATCATACCCGACGGTGATATTTTCTCAATCTCAAACTCTTCATGCATCCCCTTTAAATTAATTTGACGCGTAGCTTAATATTCAAGTTGATGATTGGAATGTTTTAGAACTATTTTTTGCAAGGTTTGACGTAAGGATGAGGTTATGCCATTGTTATGGTGTGAGGAACTGTGAGTTTGAATGGCACGATACATGAGCTTTTAGGAGAAAAGAACCTCACCATGAGACTCGCAAGGGTCCAATTATTGGATCTGGATGTTTTTATTTTGTGTTATGATTGTTTTTGCAGGGTTGGCCGTCGCGATATGCCTGAGAAGATAACCGGAAAACACTGTTCTGGTGGCTGCACAGGTTTCAGACGTTGGGTCTTGCAGGGGCGGTGCGTTGGCGAAGTGTTATTGGTTTCTCATCATCCACACACCCTCTCTCCAACTCTGATTCGGCATTCAACAAGTCAACGCCATTCTCTCTCCATTTGATTGGCCCATGAGTAAATACGAGGGTCCCACGTCTGACCACTGGGTTTGGCACTGgttattttccttttttattttgacGTGAATTATATTAACAGATGAAGACAATGGTTCAGAAGGCAAGCAAGCTTTTCGCATGACTTAAAGGGCATGGGGTCGATCCCCAGGATCCACAatgttttttttacaattttcttGATTTCAGATCATGTGCGCCTTTTCAACGCAGGTTTGCGATACACCTTCAACCACCACCATCAGATCCTTTCCAAAGACAATCCGACACCCACCAATCTGAGTGCACACTATACACCATCAGATGCGCCACATGAGATCACAGTCAGGTTCCCTTagttattttcttgttttttattattattacctatttctttttctcaattttaattttaactaaaaccttttaaaatcaaattgattTCTCCTTTgcatattaaccaaaccttttttttaaaaaaggggCAAACTTAGTTTTTTATTaacttagaataattaatttgataaggtttaaaattaattaggtttaaaaataattagggttaattt is part of the Vicia villosa cultivar HV-30 ecotype Madison, WI linkage group LG2, Vvil1.0, whole genome shotgun sequence genome and encodes:
- the LOC131649801 gene encoding uncharacterized protein LOC131649801, with protein sequence MPTHGGGARVNAIENEGISVVSDVSCLNFPLVSVKQHLINSGIFPGCGINCKNCKSQPEGCADLKGMVQKLMDEGPLQFYRRLRGAKSENGEVSVISIPYEPVVPICIQVPIQIPVNIPYEEQPATLMITVPGPVPYESEKAIPWHYGSDVYYYGTKKGDGPSKEKFVEAAVANADNFAGTGRITRSGRVFSPQPVQNNADALAKAKGKQVVTDVQNSPIQNGAPDNTVSSKDVEELLRIIKKSDYKVVEQLGQTQSKISILQLLMCSEGHRDALLRILNGAYVPQEISVNQLEAVANNISAGNGLGLIDRDLPPEGRNHNKALHISMECKGTTLSRVLVDTGSSLNVLPKSALMRIDYAGVDLRPSELVVRVFDGSRRSVFGEVDLPIQVGPQKLKYPVDGKVVTVYGEEDYIVSHLSSFRYVEIEGEIHETPFQAFEAVNANNLGFNPGRQNSPLKPDILSPIKFVSGGVIQNGQVNAIVNGEEVDSDCDFDSWIRLSILGKMPHNWTIEDIIQVTQAQE